Proteins from one Romboutsia sp. CE17 genomic window:
- the tuf gene encoding elongation factor Tu, with translation MAKAKFERSKPHVNIGTIGHVDHGKTTLTAAITKTLHERYQLGEAVDFANIDKAPEERERGITISTAHVEYETPNRHYAHVDCPGHADYVKNMITGAAQMDGAILVCSATDGPMPQTREHILLSRQVGVPYIVVFLNKCDMVDDEELLELVEMEIRDLLNEYEFPGDDTPIMRGSALMALEDPTSVWGDKIVELFEIIDEYIPAPERDVDKDFLMPVEDVFSITGRGTVATGRVERGILKVQDEVEVVGLSEEPRKIVVTGVEMFRKLLDQAEAGDNIGALLRGVQRTEIERGQVLAKPGTVKAHTKFKAEIYVLKKEEGGRHTPFFDGYRPQFYFRTTDVTGACKLPEGIEMVMPGDNVTIEVELINSICVEEGLRFAIREGGRTVASGVVASIIE, from the coding sequence ATGGCTAAAGCTAAATTTGAAAGAAGTAAACCACATGTTAATATAGGAACAATAGGTCACGTTGACCACGGTAAAACTACATTAACAGCTGCTATAACAAAAACTTTACATGAAAGATATCAATTAGGAGAAGCTGTAGACTTTGCTAACATAGATAAAGCTCCAGAAGAAAGAGAAAGAGGTATCACAATATCAACTGCTCACGTTGAGTATGAAACTCCAAACAGACACTACGCTCACGTTGACTGTCCAGGACATGCTGACTACGTTAAGAACATGATAACAGGTGCTGCTCAAATGGACGGTGCTATATTAGTTTGTTCAGCAACTGATGGACCAATGCCTCAAACAAGAGAGCATATACTATTATCAAGACAAGTTGGTGTACCATACATAGTGGTATTCTTAAACAAGTGTGATATGGTAGACGACGAAGAATTATTAGAGTTAGTTGAAATGGAAATAAGAGACTTATTAAATGAGTACGAATTCCCAGGAGATGACACTCCAATAATGAGAGGATCAGCTTTAATGGCTTTAGAAGATCCAACTTCAGTTTGGGGAGATAAGATAGTAGAATTATTCGAAATAATAGACGAATATATACCAGCTCCAGAAAGAGATGTAGACAAAGACTTCTTAATGCCAGTAGAAGACGTATTCTCTATAACAGGTAGAGGAACAGTTGCTACAGGTAGAGTTGAAAGAGGTATATTAAAAGTTCAAGACGAAGTTGAAGTTGTAGGACTTTCAGAAGAACCAAGAAAGATAGTAGTTACTGGAGTAGAAATGTTCAGAAAATTACTAGATCAAGCAGAAGCTGGAGATAACATAGGAGCATTATTAAGAGGTGTTCAAAGAACTGAAATAGAAAGAGGACAAGTATTAGCTAAGCCAGGAACAGTTAAAGCTCACACTAAATTCAAGGCTGAGATATACGTTCTTAAAAAAGAAGAAGGTGGAAGACACACTCCATTCTTCGATGGATACAGACCACAATTCTACTTCAGAACAACTGACGTAACAGGAGCTTGTAAATTACCAGAAGGAATAGAAATGGTAATGCCAGGAGATAACGTAACTATAGAGGTTGAATTAATAAACTCTATATGTGTTGAAGAAGGATTAAGATTCGCAATAAGAGAAGGTGGAAGAACAGTAGCATCAGGTGTTGTTGCTTCTATAATAGAATAA
- the rpoC gene encoding DNA-directed RNA polymerase subunit beta', whose amino-acid sequence MFELNNFESIKIALASPEKIREWSRGEVKKPETINYRTLKPEKDGLFCERIFGPQKDWECHCGKYRRVRYKGVVCDRCGVEVTKSKVRRERMGHIELAAPMSHIWYFKGIPSRMGLLLDMSPRSLEKILYFASYVVINPGETGLNAKQLLTEKEYRSAVEKYGYNSFEVGMGAEAVKELLKNIDLERESKELRADLKDSTGQKRVRTIRRLEVVEAFKKSGNKPEWMILDAIPVIPPDLRPMVQLDGGRFATSDLNDLYRRVINRNNRLKRLLELGAPDIIVRNEKRMLQEAVDALIDNGRRGRPVTGPGNRPLKSLSDMLKGKQGRFRQNLLGKRVDYSGRSVIVVGPELKFYQCGLPKKMALELFKPFVMDKLVKEGYAHNIKSAKSIVEKVKPEVWDVLEDVIKSHPVLLNRAPTLHRLGIQAFEPVLVEGKAIKLHPLVCTAYNADFDGDQMAVHVPLSVEAQAEARFLMLSVNNILAPKDGTPITTPSQDMVLGCYYLTIEAQGGEKGTGTIFKDYNEMLLAYQTGAVQLHALVKMRVVLPDGRKSLVESTVGRFIFNENIPQNLGFVDREVDPFGLEVDFLVDKKSLGKIIDKCFRKHGNTETAILLDHIKSLGFKFSTRGGITVAVADMKVPEAKKAYLAEAEEKVDKYERAYRRGLISNEERYERVIETWSETTDKVTDALMEGLERLNNIYIMAHSGARGSKNQIRQLAGMRGLMANASGKTVEVPVKSNFREGLSVMEYFTSSHGARKGLADTALRTADSGYLTRRLVDVSQDVIVREIDCGTTDTTEIVAIKDGNEVIEELYDRIVGRYTIDSIVDPQTGEVLVEADSMIKEDDAEKIIAVGIEKVRIRTVLNCKTTHGVCSKCYGRNLATGKEVNIGEAVGIIAAQSIGEPGTQLTMRTFHTGGVAGGDITQGLPRVEELFEARKPKGLAIITEITGRVEIDETGKRKEVVIIPESGENQVYAIPYGSRIRVKQGQMVEAGDPLTQGSINPHDIVRVKGIGGVQEYIVKEVQRVYRMQGVDVNDKHIEVIVRQMLSKVKVEDPGDTDLLPGGYEDVLTFNKCNEEAIANGLRPATAKRTLLGITKASLATESFLSAASFQETTRVLTEAAIKGKEDRLIGLKENVILGKLIPAGTGMKRYKNIAVEKIQD is encoded by the coding sequence TTGTTTGAATTAAACAATTTTGAGTCGATAAAAATAGCTTTAGCTTCTCCAGAAAAAATTAGAGAATGGTCAAGAGGAGAAGTAAAAAAACCTGAAACTATAAATTACCGTACTTTAAAACCTGAAAAAGACGGTTTATTCTGTGAAAGAATATTTGGACCACAAAAAGACTGGGAATGTCACTGTGGTAAATATAGAAGAGTTAGATACAAAGGTGTAGTTTGTGATAGATGTGGAGTAGAAGTTACTAAATCAAAGGTAAGAAGAGAAAGAATGGGACATATAGAGCTAGCAGCTCCTATGTCTCATATCTGGTACTTCAAAGGTATACCAAGTAGAATGGGTCTTTTACTTGATATGTCTCCAAGATCTTTAGAGAAAATATTATATTTTGCTTCATATGTTGTAATTAATCCAGGAGAAACTGGACTAAATGCAAAACAACTATTAACTGAAAAAGAATATAGAAGTGCAGTTGAAAAATACGGATATAACTCTTTCGAAGTAGGGATGGGTGCAGAAGCAGTTAAAGAACTACTTAAAAATATAGATTTAGAAAGAGAAAGTAAAGAATTAAGAGCTGACTTAAAAGACAGTACTGGTCAAAAAAGAGTTAGAACTATAAGAAGATTAGAAGTGGTAGAAGCTTTCAAAAAATCTGGAAATAAGCCAGAATGGATGATACTAGATGCTATACCAGTAATACCACCAGATTTAAGACCAATGGTTCAATTAGATGGTGGAAGATTTGCAACTTCAGACTTAAATGATTTATATAGAAGAGTTATAAATAGAAATAACAGATTAAAGAGATTATTAGAACTTGGAGCTCCAGACATTATCGTAAGAAATGAAAAGAGAATGCTTCAAGAAGCAGTAGATGCTTTAATAGATAATGGTAGAAGAGGTAGACCTGTAACAGGACCTGGTAATAGACCTCTTAAGTCTTTATCAGATATGTTAAAAGGAAAGCAAGGACGTTTCCGTCAAAACTTACTTGGTAAACGTGTTGACTATTCAGGGCGTTCTGTTATAGTTGTTGGACCAGAGCTTAAATTCTATCAATGTGGTCTTCCAAAGAAAATGGCTCTTGAATTATTCAAGCCATTTGTCATGGATAAGTTAGTTAAAGAAGGGTATGCTCATAATATAAAGAGTGCGAAATCTATAGTAGAAAAAGTTAAACCAGAAGTATGGGACGTTTTAGAAGATGTTATAAAGAGCCATCCGGTTCTATTAAACCGTGCTCCTACTCTTCATAGATTAGGTATCCAAGCATTTGAACCTGTTTTAGTTGAAGGTAAAGCTATAAAGCTTCATCCACTTGTATGTACTGCATACAATGCCGACTTCGACGGTGACCAAATGGCGGTACACGTACCTTTATCAGTTGAAGCACAAGCAGAAGCAAGATTCTTAATGCTTTCTGTAAATAATATACTTGCTCCTAAAGATGGTACTCCAATAACTACTCCTTCTCAGGATATGGTTCTAGGATGTTACTACTTAACAATCGAAGCTCAAGGCGGAGAAAAAGGAACAGGAACTATATTTAAAGATTACAACGAAATGCTACTTGCTTACCAAACAGGTGCAGTACAACTACATGCATTAGTAAAAATGAGAGTTGTTTTACCAGACGGTAGAAAATCTCTTGTTGAAAGTACAGTAGGTAGATTCATATTTAATGAAAATATACCTCAAAACTTAGGTTTTGTAGATAGAGAAGTAGATCCATTTGGATTAGAAGTTGACTTCTTAGTTGACAAGAAGTCTCTAGGTAAAATAATAGATAAGTGCTTCAGAAAACATGGAAACACAGAAACTGCAATATTACTAGACCATATAAAATCTCTAGGATTCAAATTCTCAACTAGAGGTGGTATAACAGTTGCAGTTGCTGATATGAAGGTTCCTGAAGCTAAAAAAGCATACTTAGCAGAAGCAGAAGAAAAAGTTGATAAGTATGAAAGAGCATATAGAAGAGGTTTAATATCTAACGAGGAAAGATATGAAAGAGTTATAGAAACTTGGTCAGAAACTACTGATAAAGTAACAGATGCTCTTATGGAAGGACTTGAAAGATTAAATAACATCTATATAATGGCTCACTCTGGTGCCAGAGGTTCTAAGAACCAGATAAGACAGTTAGCTGGTATGCGTGGTCTGATGGCCAATGCATCTGGTAAAACAGTTGAGGTTCCAGTTAAATCTAACTTCCGTGAAGGGTTATCAGTAATGGAATACTTCACATCATCACACGGTGCTAGAAAGGGTCTTGCCGATACAGCACTACGTACTGCCGATTCAGGTTACTTAACAAGAAGACTTGTTGATGTCAGTCAAGATGTTATAGTTAGAGAAATAGATTGTGGTACAACAGATACTACAGAAATAGTTGCAATAAAAGATGGAAATGAAGTAATCGAAGAACTATACGATAGAATAGTTGGTAGATATACTATAGATTCTATAGTAGATCCACAAACTGGAGAAGTTTTAGTTGAAGCTGATTCTATGATAAAAGAAGATGATGCTGAAAAAATAATAGCAGTAGGAATAGAAAAAGTTCGAATAAGAACTGTTCTTAACTGTAAGACTACTCATGGAGTATGTTCTAAGTGTTACGGAAGAAACTTAGCTACAGGTAAAGAAGTTAATATAGGTGAAGCTGTTGGTATAATAGCAGCTCAATCTATCGGTGAACCAGGTACACAGCTTACAATGCGTACATTCCATACAGGTGGGGTTGCCGGAGGAGATATAACTCAAGGTCTTCCAAGGGTTGAAGAATTATTTGAGGCAAGAAAACCAAAAGGTTTAGCTATAATAACTGAAATAACTGGTAGAGTTGAAATAGATGAAACTGGTAAGAGAAAAGAAGTTGTTATAATACCAGAATCAGGTGAAAACCAAGTTTATGCAATACCATATGGTTCAAGAATAAGAGTTAAACAAGGTCAAATGGTAGAAGCGGGAGATCCATTAACTCAAGGATCTATAAATCCACATGATATCGTAAGAGTTAAAGGTATAGGTGGAGTTCAAGAGTATATAGTTAAAGAGGTTCAAAGAGTTTATAGAATGCAAGGGGTTGACGTTAACGATAAGCATATAGAAGTTATAGTAAGACAAATGCTATCTAAAGTTAAAGTTGAAGATCCGGGAGATACAGATTTATTACCAGGTGGATATGAAGATGTATTAACATTCAATAAGTGTAATGAAGAAGCTATAGCTAATGGATTAAGACCAGCAACTGCTAAGAGAACTTTATTAGGTATAACTAAAGCATCTCTTGCTACAGAATCATTCTTATCTGCTGCATCATTCCAAGAAACTACTAGAGTTTTAACTGAAGCAGCAATAAAAGGAAAAGAAGATAGACTTATAGGTTTAAAAGAAAATGTAATATTAGGTAAGTTAATACCAGCAGGAACAGGTATGAAGAGATATAAAAACATAGCTGTTGAAAAAATACAAGACTAA
- the fusA gene encoding elongation factor G: protein MARKFPLEKTRNIGIMAHIDAGKTTTTERILFYTGQTHKIGETHEGASQMDWMEQEKERGITITSAATTAQWKGHRINIIDTPGHVDFTVEVERSLRVLDGSVAVFCAKGGVEPQSENVWRQADNYGVPRMAFVNKMDIMGADFYNVVQMMKDRLNANAVPVQLPIGKEDWLQGEVDLVEMCAHIYKDDLGKEIEKTEIPEDMKELAAEWREKLIEAVAETDEELMMKYLEGEEFSVEEIKAAIRKATIACEMNPVFCGSAYRNKGVQLLLDGVVDYLPAPTDIPAIKGVLDNGEESERKSSDEEPFSALAFKIMTDPFVGKLAFFRVYSGIMQGGSYVLNSTKGKRERIGRILQMHANTREEITEVYAGDIAAAVGLKDTTTGDTLCDPAHPIILESMEFPEPVISVAIEPKSKAAQEKMGIALQKLAEEDPTFVVKTDEETGQTIISGMGELHLEIIVDRLLREFKVEANVGAPQVAYRETITQPVDVEYKYSKQSGGRGQYGHVKIRVTPQEAGAGYKFENKTVGGSVPKEYVGPTDAGIQGAMQAGIVAGYPVVDVAVELYDGSYHEVDSSEMAFKMAGSMAMKDALKKGNAVLLEPFFKVEVVTPEEYMGDVMGGLNSKRGLIQGMEARNGAQVINAFVPLSEMFGYSTELRSTTQGRATYTMIFDHYEQVPASVAKKIAEGK from the coding sequence ATGGCTAGAAAGTTTCCTTTAGAGAAAACTAGAAATATAGGAATCATGGCTCATATAGATGCAGGGAAAACTACTACTACAGAAAGAATCCTGTTCTACACTGGGCAAACTCATAAAATAGGAGAAACTCACGAAGGAGCTTCTCAAATGGACTGGATGGAGCAAGAGAAAGAAAGAGGTATAACAATAACTTCTGCTGCTACTACTGCTCAATGGAAAGGCCATAGAATAAACATAATAGATACTCCAGGTCACGTCGACTTCACAGTTGAGGTTGAAAGATCTCTAAGAGTTCTTGATGGATCAGTTGCAGTATTCTGTGCTAAAGGTGGGGTTGAACCTCAATCTGAGAATGTATGGAGACAAGCTGACAACTACGGAGTACCAAGAATGGCATTCGTAAATAAAATGGACATCATGGGTGCAGACTTCTATAATGTTGTACAAATGATGAAAGATAGATTAAATGCAAATGCTGTACCAGTTCAATTACCAATAGGTAAAGAAGATTGGTTACAAGGTGAAGTTGACTTAGTAGAAATGTGTGCTCACATATACAAAGATGACTTAGGAAAAGAAATAGAAAAAACTGAAATACCTGAAGATATGAAGGAATTAGCTGCTGAGTGGAGAGAAAAATTAATCGAAGCTGTAGCTGAAACTGATGAAGAGTTAATGATGAAATATCTTGAAGGTGAAGAGTTCTCTGTAGAAGAAATAAAAGCTGCTATAAGAAAAGCTACTATAGCATGTGAAATGAACCCAGTATTCTGTGGTTCTGCATACAGAAACAAAGGTGTTCAGTTATTATTAGATGGTGTTGTTGATTACTTACCAGCTCCAACTGATATACCGGCTATAAAAGGTGTATTAGACAATGGAGAAGAGTCTGAAAGAAAATCATCTGATGAAGAACCATTCTCAGCTTTAGCATTCAAAATAATGACTGACCCATTCGTTGGGAAGTTAGCATTCTTCAGAGTTTACTCTGGTATAATGCAAGGAGGATCTTATGTTCTTAACTCTACTAAAGGTAAGAGAGAAAGAATAGGACGTATTCTACAAATGCATGCTAACACAAGAGAAGAAATAACTGAAGTATATGCTGGAGATATAGCTGCAGCAGTAGGATTAAAAGATACTACTACTGGAGATACTTTATGTGATCCAGCTCATCCAATAATACTTGAATCAATGGAATTCCCTGAGCCAGTTATATCTGTTGCTATAGAGCCTAAGTCTAAGGCTGCTCAAGAAAAAATGGGTATAGCTCTTCAAAAATTAGCTGAGGAAGATCCAACTTTCGTGGTTAAGACTGATGAAGAAACAGGACAAACTATAATATCAGGTATGGGTGAATTACACTTAGAAATAATCGTTGATAGATTATTAAGAGAATTCAAAGTTGAAGCTAACGTAGGTGCTCCACAAGTTGCTTATAGAGAAACTATAACTCAACCAGTTGATGTTGAATACAAGTACTCTAAGCAATCAGGTGGTAGAGGACAATATGGTCACGTTAAGATCAGAGTTACTCCTCAAGAAGCAGGTGCTGGATACAAATTCGAAAACAAAACTGTTGGTGGATCTGTACCAAAAGAATACGTTGGACCAACTGATGCAGGTATACAAGGTGCTATGCAAGCTGGTATAGTTGCAGGATACCCAGTTGTTGACGTTGCTGTTGAATTATACGATGGTTCTTACCATGAAGTCGATTCATCAGAAATGGCATTCAAAATGGCAGGATCTATGGCTATGAAGGACGCTCTTAAGAAAGGTAACGCTGTGTTACTTGAGCCATTCTTCAAAGTTGAAGTCGTTACTCCAGAAGAATACATGGGAGACGTTATGGGTGGATTAAACTCTAAGAGAGGATTAATCCAAGGTATGGAAGCTAGAAATGGTGCACAAGTTATAAATGCATTCGTTCCACTTTCAGAAATGTTTGGATACTCTACAGAGTTAAGATCAACTACTCAAGGTCGTGCAACATACACTATGATATTCGACCACTACGAGCAAGTTCCAGCTTCAGTTGCTAAGAAAATAGCTGAAGGTAAATAA
- the rpsG gene encoding 30S ribosomal protein S7 translates to MPRKGNVPKREVLPDPMYGSKVVTKLINNLMIDGKKGKAQTIVYDAFAMIAEKTGEDALEVFNTAMENIMPVLEVKARRVGGANYQVPVEVRPERRQTLGLRWLVNYTRARGEKGMVEKLAKEIMDAANNTGASVKKKEDTHKMAEANKAFAHYRF, encoded by the coding sequence ATGCCAAGAAAAGGTAATGTTCCAAAAAGAGAAGTTTTACCAGATCCAATGTATGGAAGTAAGGTAGTAACTAAGTTAATAAATAACTTAATGATAGATGGGAAAAAAGGGAAAGCTCAAACTATAGTTTATGATGCTTTCGCTATGATAGCTGAAAAAACAGGAGAAGATGCTTTAGAAGTATTCAATACTGCTATGGAAAACATAATGCCTGTTTTAGAAGTTAAAGCAAGAAGAGTTGGTGGAGCTAACTACCAAGTACCAGTTGAAGTTAGACCTGAAAGAAGACAAACTTTAGGTTTAAGATGGTTAGTAAACTATACTAGAGCTCGTGGAGAAAAAGGTATGGTTGAAAAGCTTGCTAAAGAAATAATGGACGCTGCTAACAATACAGGAGCTTCTGTTAAGAAGAAAGAAGATACTCATAAGATGGCAGAAGCTAATAAAGCATTTGCTCATTACAGATTCTAA
- the rpsL gene encoding 30S ribosomal protein S12: MPTINQLVRKSRKAIEKKSTAPALQKGYNSLNKKATDASAPQKRGVCTSVKTVTPKKPNSALRKVARVRLTNGIEVSAYIPGEGHNLQEHSVVLIRGGRVKDLPGVRYHILRGTLDTVGVDKRMQARSKYGAKRPKAAKK, encoded by the coding sequence ATGCCAACAATTAACCAATTAGTTCGTAAAAGTAGAAAAGCAATAGAGAAAAAATCTACTGCTCCAGCATTACAAAAAGGATACAATTCTTTAAACAAAAAAGCTACTGATGCAAGTGCTCCACAAAAAAGAGGAGTTTGTACTTCAGTAAAGACAGTTACTCCTAAGAAACCTAACTCAGCTTTAAGAAAAGTTGCCAGAGTTAGATTAACAAATGGTATAGAAGTTTCTGCTTATATACCAGGAGAAGGACACAACTTACAAGAGCACAGTGTTGTTCTTATAAGAGGAGGAAGAGTTAAAGACCTTCCAGGGGTTAGATACCACATATTAAGAGGTACTTTAGATACTGTAGGTGTTGATAAGAGAATGCAAGCTAGATCTAAGTACGGTGCTAAGAGACCTAAAGCTGCAAAGAAATAA